In a single window of the Melissococcus plutonius ATCC 35311 genome:
- the arcC gene encoding carbamate kinase: protein MKQPKKRVVVALGGNAILTKDASAQAQQATLIETSKQLVKLIKQGVQLIISHGNGPQVGNLLLQQQADNSKENPAMPLDTCVAMTQGSIGYWLQNALKEELNRNKLEKDVVTLITQIMVDQNDQAFKNPSKPIGPFLTYEQAQKQMKETGTIYKEDAGRGWRKVVPSPQPISIKEYHSIDTLVNNDIITICAGGGGIPIEKQTGKGIEAVIDKDLASEKLAELIKADVFIILTDVEKVALNFGKKNVKWLDKVTIEEMEQYKKEGQFATGSMLPKVEAAIAYVKAYPMCRAIITSLDKLEEINENNISVGTEIVYSADYL from the coding sequence ATGAAACAGCCAAAAAAGAGAGTTGTTGTTGCTCTTGGTGGAAACGCTATTCTAACGAAAGATGCTAGTGCACAAGCTCAGCAAGCGACCTTAATAGAGACATCTAAACAGTTAGTAAAATTAATAAAACAAGGTGTACAGCTGATCATCTCACATGGAAACGGTCCACAGGTTGGAAATTTATTATTGCAACAACAAGCAGATAACTCAAAGGAAAATCCAGCGATGCCACTTGATACTTGTGTTGCTATGACGCAGGGAAGTATTGGGTATTGGCTACAAAATGCCTTAAAAGAAGAACTCAATCGGAATAAACTAGAAAAAGACGTTGTAACCTTGATTACACAAATAATGGTGGATCAAAACGATCAAGCGTTTAAAAATCCTAGTAAACCAATAGGCCCTTTTCTCACCTATGAACAAGCTCAAAAACAGATGAAAGAAACAGGTACAATCTATAAAGAAGATGCTGGTAGAGGTTGGCGAAAAGTTGTTCCAAGTCCACAACCCATTTCTATCAAAGAATACCATAGTATAGATACATTGGTGAATAATGATATCATAACCATTTGTGCGGGCGGTGGTGGTATTCCAATTGAGAAACAAACTGGAAAAGGGATAGAGGCAGTAATAGATAAGGATCTTGCTTCTGAAAAATTAGCAGAATTAATCAAAGCGGATGTCTTTATTATTTTAACAGATGTTGAAAAGGTTGCTCTAAATTTTGGTAAAAAGAATGTGAAATGGTTAGATAAAGTAACCATTGAAGAAATGGAGCAATATAAAAAAGAAGGACAATTTGCGACTGGTAGTATGCTGCCTAAAGTTGAAGCTGCAATAGCCTATGTCAAAGCCTATCCAATGTGTAGAGCAATTATTACTTCCTTGGATAAATTAGAAGAAATCAATGAAAATAATATCAGCGTAGGCACTGAAATTGTTTATTCAGCAGATTATTTATAA
- the argF gene encoding ornithine carbamoyltransferase: MTSIFQGRSLLAEKDFTKAEINYLIDFSLHLKNLKQRNIPHRYLEGKNIALLFEKTSTRTRAAFTVASIDLGAHPEFLGANDIQLGKKESVEDTAKVLGSMFDGIEFRGFSQRTAEALAEYSGVPVWNGLTDEWHPTQMIADFMTVKENFHTLENITLVYVGDGRNNVANSLLVTGAILGVNIHICSPKQLQPEKAIVDYANNFAAKSGSKLLITDNVEEGVKGANILYTDVWVSMGEEDKFQERIQLLKDYQINMDMVQTTGNADSGNLIVMHCLPAFHDTNTQYGKTVKEKYGISEMEITDEVFRSKYARQFEEAENRMHSIKAIMAATLGNLFIPKV; the protein is encoded by the coding sequence ATGACTTCAATTTTTCAAGGACGTAGCTTATTAGCAGAAAAAGATTTTACAAAAGCAGAAATTAATTATTTGATTGATTTTTCACTTCATTTAAAAAATTTAAAACAAAGAAACATTCCACACCGTTATCTAGAAGGGAAGAATATTGCCTTATTATTTGAAAAGACTTCTACACGGACACGTGCTGCATTTACAGTTGCTTCTATTGATTTGGGTGCACATCCAGAATTTCTAGGCGCGAACGATATCCAACTTGGAAAAAAAGAATCTGTTGAAGATACAGCCAAGGTATTAGGAAGTATGTTTGATGGCATTGAATTTAGAGGTTTTAGTCAAAGAACAGCTGAAGCATTAGCAGAATATTCAGGCGTTCCAGTTTGGAATGGCTTAACAGATGAATGGCATCCGACACAAATGATTGCTGATTTTATGACTGTGAAAGAGAACTTTCATACATTAGAAAATATTACGCTGGTTTATGTTGGTGATGGTCGCAATAATGTAGCAAATAGTTTATTAGTAACAGGTGCTATTTTAGGTGTAAATATTCATATTTGTTCACCAAAACAATTACAACCGGAAAAGGCAATTGTTGATTATGCAAATAATTTTGCAGCAAAATCAGGTAGTAAGTTACTCATTACTGATAATGTAGAAGAAGGCGTAAAGGGAGCGAATATTTTATATACTGATGTATGGGTGTCTATGGGTGAAGAAGATAAATTTCAAGAACGGATTCAACTATTGAAAGATTATCAAATTAATATGGATATGGTACAAACAACAGGAAATGCTGACAGTGGAAATCTAATTGTAATGCATTGTTTGCCAGCCTTTCATGATACGAACACCCAATATGGAAAAACAGTAAAAGAAAAATATGGTATCAGTGAAATGGAAATTACTGACGAAGTATTTCGAAGTAAATATGCAAGGCAATTTGAAGAAGCAGAAAATAGAATGCATTCTATTAAGGCGATTATGGCAGCTACGTTAGGAAATTTATTCATTCCAAAAGTATAG
- the arcA gene encoding arginine deiminase translates to MDKPIHVFSEIGKLKKIILHKPGEELENLMPDYLERLLFDDIPFLEQARKEHDVFADLLRSKGVEVLYLEDLAAESLTSNEIKQQFIDEYLSEANIKGEEVKKELRDYFLSIENTREFIDHTMAGLRKNQFTLKNTNDLTDIVDDVYPFFIDPMPNLYFTRDPFAMIGGGVSLNRMYSETRRRETLYGKYIFDHHPMFKNSRINHLYRRDYPTRIEGGDELVLSDKVLAVGISQRTDVASIDTLAHNVFEYEPNFEHILAFNIGEERKFMHLDTVFTMVGYDKFTIHPEIRGELTVYSITKEKGKLKIVEEKDKLENILSRYLGLPTVQLIPCGGNDLTAAAREQWNDGSNILTIAPGEVVVYDRNVITNKKLEEAGVKLNYIPCSELVRGRGGPRCMSMPVVREDI, encoded by the coding sequence ATGGACAAACCCATTCATGTATTTTCAGAAATTGGAAAATTAAAGAAAATAATACTTCACAAACCGGGTGAAGAATTAGAAAATTTAATGCCAGATTATCTTGAACGTTTACTTTTTGATGATATACCATTTCTAGAACAAGCAAGAAAGGAACATGATGTATTTGCTGATCTACTTCGTTCAAAAGGAGTAGAGGTCTTATATTTAGAGGATTTAGCAGCTGAGTCTTTAACTTCAAATGAAATAAAACAACAATTTATTGATGAGTATTTAAGCGAAGCAAATATTAAAGGAGAAGAAGTAAAAAAAGAACTTAGAGATTATTTCTTATCTATTGAAAATACCCGTGAATTTATTGATCATACCATGGCAGGACTTAGAAAGAATCAGTTCACTTTGAAAAATACCAATGATCTAACCGATATTGTTGATGATGTTTACCCATTTTTTATTGATCCTATGCCAAATCTTTATTTTACTAGAGATCCTTTTGCGATGATTGGTGGTGGTGTTTCTTTAAACAGGATGTATTCTGAAACTCGTCGTAGAGAGACGCTTTATGGAAAATATATTTTTGATCATCATCCAATGTTTAAGAATAGTCGAATCAATCATTTATATAGGCGTGATTATCCTACCCGAATAGAGGGTGGAGATGAACTAGTTTTATCAGATAAAGTATTAGCTGTTGGCATTTCACAACGAACCGACGTGGCTTCAATTGACACGCTTGCACATAATGTTTTTGAATATGAGCCGAATTTTGAACATATTTTAGCTTTTAACATTGGAGAAGAAAGGAAATTTATGCATTTGGATACCGTCTTTACAATGGTTGGTTACGATAAATTTACGATTCACCCAGAGATTAGAGGCGAGTTAACGGTTTATTCAATTACAAAGGAAAAAGGAAAATTAAAAATCGTAGAAGAAAAAGATAAACTTGAAAATATTCTTAGCCGTTATCTAGGATTACCGACCGTCCAATTAATTCCTTGTGGTGGCAATGATCTAACAGCAGCAGCAAGAGAACAATGGAATGATGGCTCAAATATACTGACTATCGCACCAGGAGAAGTAGTTGTTTATGATCGAAATGTGATTACAAATAAAAAACTAGAAGAAGCTGGGGTGAAACTAAACTATATTCCGTGTAGTGAATTGGTACGTGGACGAGGTGGACCGCGTTGTATGAGCATGCCGGTTGTTCGAGAAGATATTTAA